A stretch of DNA from Vanacampus margaritifer isolate UIUO_Vmar chromosome 1, RoL_Vmar_1.0, whole genome shotgun sequence:
CATATTGATTATGGAAAGAATGCAACCTTGTCATAAATTTAACttttccaaaaacaacaacaacaaagacttAATTCTCATAAGTTTAAGACTAAAAGTTCACTCCAACAAGACAATAGATAagatcaaatatgtttttttctctttcaaaaaagtacaatatttgtATAGAACTCGATTCTCATAATatgaagactttttttcccttaaaaatatgactttgagctcataaaaaaattattctggtaagattccaactttttttctcaaatgctACTTTTTTCTAATactcataatatttttttttgtaagaattcAGATTTATTCAcctaacgttaaaaaaaaaaagattttatacTTTACCCAACTTTATAGCCAATATTATATTTGTTGTCTTGAAAAAAATGCCCACAATTTTATCATGAAGAATCAGAcctattttgactttttcttgaaaaacaacatcaacattttaataaaacctatttttgagaaaaataaatacagctaaattaatacaacaaataatacagtacaggaCTCTTTAATGTAAATGCACGGTGGCAGATACCCCACTTCAAAATCGAAGTGCTTTTACAAAGACAATATTATTTGTGACAAACACTATCAGATGATTTTCAATTCAGATCTTGTACTGGGACTCATTTGATTTCGTAGCTATAAAAGGTCAGCTGAGTAGTCAAAAGGAAACCAATGACGaagttgttttgaaaaatgaaactggacTCTTCACATACATCAACAGCTTGTCAAAAAGACAATAAGGTCAACGTGAAAGTCGCTTCCCTTCCAGGAAGAGACGACAAAACTGCTGACGAAAGCAGGACTTTGAGCTGCTACAGATAGCACCATATAAACAACAACCACAACTCCGCCAAAGACATTCTTAGTAGCAATGGCAGACTTCAGCGACCTCATCGTGCAAATTGGAGACTTTGGACTTTTCCAGAAGCGACTGGTGGTGCTCTGTTCCCTGCCGCTGATCCCCTTCTCCTTCGTCCTAGTTGGGGTTGTTTTCCTAGGCAAGACGCCGGACCACTGGTGCGCCGTCCCCGAGGCCGAGCAGCTCCGGGCGGAGTGCGGCTGGACGGAGGCGGAGGTGAGGGAAGTCGCCATCCCCCGCTCGGAAGCCTCCTTCAGCCACTGCAACAGGTTCGACTTGAACCTGAGTCAGAGTAATTGCACTGAACTGGATCAACGACTAGCCTCCAACAATAGCCTTGTGATACCTTGTGATGGCGGCTGGGATTTTGGGAAAAGCTACTCCTCAATTGTTTCAGAGGTACTTTCACAATTTTTGCTCAATGTTCAACTTCACTTTCCTGAGCTGCGCTATCACTCTAAAGGTCTCTTTAGGTAGACACagacgattattaaaaaaagaaaaaaggtgacTTTTGTGGTGCTGTCAAAAACTTCTGTCAACGCTGAGACCAGATGTTCACCCATTCATGGCCAGACTGCAAATAAATCGCATTCATCCACTGAACTGTCACTAAATGAACAACTTCTCCGACCACTCTGGTGACAATTTTTCAGAAAAAGTCTAGTTTCCTCCAGGAGCATATGTTCACTAATCCAAGGCCAGACTGCAAATTTATCTGCTTTATTCACATGTCTCtcaccattttttgtttttaaaaagaagaaaaataaatatttttttttgtggtatcgAAGACTTTCTTGAAGCTCCGAGTTTCACTCCAGAGCAAGCAATGCTTACCCCTACGCAGCCTGCCTACAAATGACTCTCCTTCATTCATGTGACTCTGTCACAATTTTTTAGCAACCTTCCCAACACATCTGGCGACTATTTTCACAAAAGCCCATTCAAAAACCCAAAAATAATCtagtgatttttttgtgtgtgggattATCGGAGACTCTGAGATCCCCTCCAGAGTAAGACATTTTCAGCCCTCCATTGTCAGactataaacaacaacaacaacaacaaaagacaagCAACAAATCTAGTGACTTTTGTTTGGAGACTCCAAGACTCCTTCCCGAGTAGGAGACGGGTACCCCCCCTCTGTGGGCGGTCAGGAATCTCCACCCACTGGCTAACCAAATCTTCTGCCCCGCAGTTCTCGTTGGTGTGCGAGAGATCCTGGCTCGCTGATCTCAATCAAGTCGTGATGGCAAGCGGCCTATTCATCGGCGCTTTCATCACCGGCTACGTATCTGACAGGTTTGCCTAACCAAACATTTATTCTTGTAGAATAAATCGGAGAAAATGAAATGCCGTATAACTGGTCCCTTCTCACAGGTTTGGCAGGAAGCCCTGTTTTATCGCCTTCATGTTTTGCCTCGGGATCGCGGGCGTGGGCGTCATGCTGTCACCGTGGTACCCGATGCTTCTGGCATTTCGCTTCCTGCAAGGCTTTTTTGAAAAGGGAGTGTGGACGTCCTGCTATGTATTGTGTAGGttgatgctttttttcctctcaaattGAGTGAAACCTGTTCTAGGACAAAGAATTGTCGGGCTTTTCCAAATGTCTCAAAGAATTCGTCAATCTAATCCAAATTCAGTGTTTGAGTTATTCAGCTCAAACACCAGGAGATTTGTGTCCATGGTGTGCCGGTCCTTCTTCTCCATTGGAATGGTGATCCTGCCTGGTTTGGCTTACCTGGTGCCCTCCTGGAAGACTTTGCAACTCATCATGACGCTACCCTTGTTCCTCTTCATCCCATACTACTGGTAACTATATTCACTGCTCTACTCCATCCATATTCAAATTCAGGGCATCCATTAAAGACGTGTTTGATCAAGATAGTTCCAGAGTCTCCACGCTGGCTCTTCTCTCAAAAGAGGAACTCCGAGGCCATGAAGGTCATGTCCGATGTCGCCAAGTGCAACGGGAGAAGCTTGCCACAGAACTTCGAGGAGGTGCGCTAGTCACAAATTGgactttgggtgaaatttcagaatGTACCTAAGATGCTTAACTTAAATTGGCCTTGTCTAACTATTGTGAAGGTTCAAAATGGGATGTTCTCAGAAGGAAGTGACCGCAGAGATGGTCACGGAGTTCCATCAGCAGGTTGTAGAGATAGAGAGACCGGAAAAGTCACAAAAGCATAGAAGTGGACGtccttgggattttttttggggctcaAATACCTCGAGTGAATTTTACTGTTCAGCTCCGTTTTAGGGAACAGCAAGTTGTGCATAAAGTGCTGAAAGACGACCTTTGAAAGGTTAGAGTGCATTTAGGTTGATCCTAAAATTTCATCCAAAGGCCAAACATCCATAACTTTTTGTGATGACTGcatgataattttttatttaagaacCATGATcaaaatacacagctacatatTTGGGTTCACTTCAGATGATTCCTCTGGAGaagaaacaacaacatgctGTATCTTTTCTGGACTTGTTTAGGACACCCTTCATCAGGAGGaacacattcattttaatttatgccTGGCAAGTCAGTTTGATGATCCTCGCGGTTGGACCCGACTCCTTCCCACAGTCAAGCGTTTGCCTTCATTCCCCATCTGCAGGTTTTCAAGCAGTATAGTGTTCTACGGCCTGGTTTTGCGACTGGGGATCACGGGTGACAACCACTTCCTGGACTTCTTCATCTCTTCGGTGGTGGAGCTCCCCACGGGTCTCATTTTCTACCTGCTGGTTGACCGAATCGGCCGCCGCCCCCTGTTGGCGAGCACCAATTTAATCGGAGGCCTCGCCTGCCTGGCCGCGCCCTTCATTTCCTCGGGTAGGTTTGGAGGTGAGCCCCGCCGCTGCTCATGTGACATAATCCTCATTTCTGTAACGGGACCTTCTCCGCAGAGTTTTCCTGGTTGAAAAAAGCTGTGGCGTTCACCGGGAGGCTTGCCGTTGCTATTGCACTAGAGACGCTCAGCTTTGCAAACACGGAGCTGTATCCCACCACTCTGAGGTGTGAAAGTGATGATTGTCTATGGGCGTTTGCTGCCAGAATGAAGCGGTACAGCAGGTTTACAAAATTAAAAGGATGAAGTAACAATTCTTCTAAGTCTGAAACTCAGATACACTCATCCGTCCAATGATTTTCTATCGTGCacttatcccagctgactttgggagaAAGGCAGGATAGGCCCCCGGACCGGTCCTCAgtacacatacaaacaaactcaaatagACACCACTTAGGAAGGCTGGAGCAAAGGTTCGAAACAAGATAGGCAGATGTAATAAAC
This window harbors:
- the slc22a3 gene encoding solute carrier family 22 member 3 isoform X1, with the translated sequence MADFSDLIVQIGDFGLFQKRLVVLCSLPLIPFSFVLVGVVFLGKTPDHWCAVPEAEQLRAECGWTEAEVREVAIPRSEASFSHCNRFDLNLSQSNCTELDQRLASNNSLVIPCDGGWDFGKSYSSIVSEFSLVCERSWLADLNQVVMASGLFIGAFITGYVSDRFGRKPCFIAFMFCLGIAGVGVMLSPWYPMLLAFRFLQGFFEKGVWTSCYVLLFELFSSNTRRFVSMVCRSFFSIGMVILPGLAYLVPSWKTLQLIMTLPLFLFIPYYWIVPESPRWLFSQKRNSEAMKVMSDVAKCNGRSLPQNFEEMIPLEKKQQHAVSFLDLFRTPFIRRNTFILIYAWFSSSIVFYGLVLRLGITGDNHFLDFFISSVVELPTGLIFYLLVDRIGRRPLLASTNLIGGLACLAAPFISSGRFGEFSWLKKAVAFTGRLAVAIALETLSFANTELYPTTLRNLGVCVCSSACDAGVVVAPLLLYRLATFWQELPFCVYGVMSVVNCGLVTLLPEMKGVALPETIEDMENLRRKQNQSKDTNVST
- the slc22a3 gene encoding solute carrier family 22 member 3 isoform X2, which gives rise to MADFSDLIVQIGDFGLFQKRLVVLCSLPLIPFSFVLVGVVFLGKTPDHWCAVPEAEQLRAECGWTEAEVREVAIPRSEASFSHCNRFDLNLSQSNCTELDQRLASNNSLVIPCDGGWDFGKSYSSIVSEFSLVCERSWLADLNQVVMASGLFIGAFITGYVSDRFGRKPCFIAFMFCLGIAGVGVMLSPWYPMLLAFRFLQGFFEKGVWTSCYVLLFELFSSNTRRFVSMVCRSFFSIGMVILPGLAYLVPSWKTLQLIMTLPLFLFIPYYWIVPESPRWLFSQKRNSEAMKVMSDVAKCNGRSLPQNFEEMIPLEKKQQHAVSFLDLFRTPFIRRNTFILIYAWFSSSIVFYGLVLRLGITGDNHFLDFFISSVVELPTGLIFYLLVDRIGRRPLLASTNLIGGLACLAAPFISSEFSWLKKAVAFTGRLAVAIALETLSFANTELYPTTLRNLGVCVCSSACDAGVVVAPLLLYRLATFWQELPFCVYGVMSVVNCGLVTLLPEMKGVALPETIEDMENLRRKQNQSKDTNVST